From Gemmatimonadota bacterium, the proteins below share one genomic window:
- a CDS encoding AAA family ATPase: MCSNVGRKMPAFIDSYCADIAQWPVVFSYDYRVYFYRFIIILPTFMYLYAVNWSGLRPVVHRAWIIIAMPELDPITLNARQREAVIAPIGPVLVLAGPGTGKTRVLTERIAYLVSRRGVHPENILALTFTNKAAAELQIRLSRTLSKETAEVITAGTFHRFCISILREHRETVGLPPHFGIADEDLQRTLIYRAFPRLSPNESNLNNVMQNVNRLKWQRRYKAHVPMKKGDAALLDQYEAELKKNRLIDFDDLIFLAHDLLHSHRQILADYRAQFQHILVDEFQDTDPVQYALVYLLGAAHRSVFVVADDEQSIYGWRHARPEHIEQFRDDFLKGRSPIFLEENYRSSAEILRLARVFIANNDVLFERSIHTQRSGRRVRGMAFDTFEEEGQFIAGDIWDRIRETPDLVHRDIAVLYPQHAIGSELERIFMRANVPCLMAHRRGLFDQPVIRRALSVLRYALDGANDASLELFLRRELEAVDPKLYPAVRGFQKQKNIGSFKQAAFLYPRTVSEEEGVDVERALGLAGVVHNAVQRGAVASLPHLVDDILDQLNTSELPSLKNHLDDIVDPLELSVLNIALNRVLPLWRRGGTLYVACRDEVLRHMLTTLIRDALARPGLIIREAVPGSRLDVLSDTLILSFDEDPPKTPEHFLHLGGMACGAMLAALKLCQAIRCADLPAYMPEYTAFALETADDDPEQAQITALGAVRVRDGRAVDTFYSPVRLREDKGTAPTFQEIYLAFQAFVGIDILVAHNGYAFDFQVLHREARRNGRSRMPNPTVDILPMARSYGATATRDLRPLCERYDIASDPNDPPARARALALYRVFEAMKKERASRYRRMTHERLLDHVALGLLFRTRDGVRDTEFSREEHVHFNLGAQRLLGPANLCIRNLVQHYPRLDADRLRGQTRMLLGEDPRPDVLALHAPDQIQRFRDLCERHGAAAPSLQEGIRNLLDFADLYKVELDTQDRDAVHLLTLHAAKGLEFREVYICGLEDRILPNARALNSADLAEQRRLLYVGITRAMDRLTLSCVQHRPGRNMAPSRFWDELGLERDDRGVDAAPTA; the protein is encoded by the coding sequence ATGTGTTCGAATGTAGGGCGAAAAATGCCAGCCTTTATTGATTCATATTGTGCTGATATAGCGCAATGGCCTGTTGTTTTTTCCTATGACTATCGGGTTTATTTTTATAGGTTTATCATTATATTGCCTACCTTCATGTACCTTTATGCCGTGAACTGGTCTGGACTGCGACCAGTTGTACACCGCGCGTGGATAATTATCGCCATGCCAGAACTCGATCCCATTACATTAAACGCACGCCAGCGCGAAGCCGTTATTGCGCCAATAGGTCCCGTTCTCGTGCTGGCGGGGCCAGGCACGGGGAAGACGCGGGTGCTGACTGAACGCATTGCGTATCTGGTCTCGCGGCGCGGCGTCCATCCGGAAAATATCCTGGCGCTCACATTTACAAATAAGGCGGCGGCAGAACTGCAAATCCGCTTGTCGCGCACGTTGAGCAAAGAAACTGCGGAGGTTATTACCGCAGGTACATTTCACAGGTTTTGTATCTCAATTCTGCGGGAGCATCGAGAAACGGTTGGGTTGCCACCGCATTTTGGCATTGCCGATGAAGACCTTCAGCGCACGCTGATCTATCGCGCATTTCCTCGCCTGAGTCCCAATGAAAGCAATTTGAATAATGTGATGCAAAATGTGAATCGCCTGAAGTGGCAGCGGCGATACAAGGCGCATGTTCCGATGAAAAAAGGGGATGCGGCATTGCTCGATCAGTACGAAGCCGAACTGAAGAAAAATCGATTGATCGATTTTGACGATCTCATATTTCTCGCGCATGATTTGCTGCATTCGCATCGCCAGATTCTGGCGGATTATCGCGCGCAATTTCAACACATCCTCGTCGATGAGTTTCAAGATACCGATCCCGTGCAATACGCCCTCGTTTATTTGTTGGGCGCGGCTCACCGGAGTGTTTTTGTGGTTGCAGATGACGAGCAGTCCATTTACGGGTGGCGACATGCCAGGCCAGAACATATCGAACAATTTCGGGATGATTTTCTCAAAGGTCGTTCGCCCATTTTTTTGGAGGAAAACTACCGATCATCCGCAGAAATTTTGCGGCTGGCGCGCGTGTTTATCGCCAATAATGACGTGTTGTTTGAACGCAGCATCCATACCCAGAGATCGGGACGCCGCGTGCGGGGGATGGCTTTTGATACGTTTGAGGAAGAAGGCCAGTTTATTGCGGGCGATATCTGGGATCGCATCCGGGAAACGCCCGATCTGGTTCACCGGGATATTGCGGTGCTTTATCCCCAACACGCAATAGGCAGCGAGCTCGAGCGCATTTTTATGCGCGCCAATGTTCCCTGCCTGATGGCTCATCGCAGGGGCTTGTTCGACCAGCCCGTGATCCGTCGTGCCCTGTCCGTGTTGCGCTATGCTCTCGATGGCGCGAATGACGCGAGTCTCGAGTTGTTTTTGCGGCGCGAACTCGAAGCGGTGGATCCCAAATTATACCCGGCGGTGCGGGGATTTCAGAAACAAAAAAATATTGGGAGTTTCAAACAGGCGGCTTTTCTGTATCCGCGAACGGTTTCGGAAGAAGAGGGCGTGGATGTGGAACGCGCGCTGGGTCTGGCAGGTGTGGTACACAATGCCGTGCAAAGAGGCGCGGTCGCATCTTTGCCCCATCTGGTGGATGATATTCTGGACCAATTGAATACATCGGAGTTGCCATCTCTCAAAAATCATCTCGATGACATTGTAGATCCACTCGAACTTTCGGTTCTCAATATCGCTCTGAATCGCGTGTTGCCACTCTGGCGCAGGGGCGGCACCTTGTATGTGGCGTGTCGAGACGAGGTGCTGCGGCATATGCTCACAACTCTGATCCGGGATGCACTGGCGCGGCCGGGTCTCATCATACGAGAGGCTGTGCCCGGCAGCCGATTGGATGTTTTATCCGATACTCTAATTTTATCCTTTGACGAAGATCCGCCGAAAACCCCCGAACACTTTTTACATTTGGGAGGCATGGCGTGTGGTGCAATGCTCGCTGCTCTCAAATTGTGTCAGGCGATCCGCTGCGCAGATTTGCCAGCGTATATGCCGGAATACACTGCATTTGCGTTGGAAACGGCGGATGACGATCCCGAGCAAGCACAGATCACAGCTCTGGGTGCTGTGCGCGTGCGAGATGGGCGTGCTGTCGATACATTTTATTCGCCCGTACGCCTGCGAGAGGACAAAGGCACGGCTCCTACATTTCAGGAAATTTATCTCGCGTTTCAGGCGTTTGTCGGTATCGATATTCTGGTCGCACACAATGGCTATGCGTTCGATTTTCAGGTTTTGCACCGCGAAGCCCGCCGCAATGGCAGGTCTCGCATGCCCAATCCGACGGTTGATATATTGCCTATGGCGCGAAGCTATGGCGCGACTGCTACACGCGATTTGCGCCCTCTTTGCGAGCGGTATGATATTGCGTCAGATCCAAACGATCCGCCGGCACGCGCGCGTGCATTGGCCTTGTATCGCGTGTTTGAAGCTATGAAGAAAGAGCGCGCCTCTCGCTACCGGCGTATGACGCATGAACGCCTTTTGGATCACGTTGCTCTGGGCTTGCTTTTTCGCACGCGCGATGGGGTAAGGGATACGGAATTTTCCCGCGAAGAACACGTGCATTTCAATCTGGGGGCGCAGCGTCTTTTGGGGCCGGCCAATTTGTGCATTCGCAATCTCGTGCAGCACTACCCTCGATTGGATGCCGACCGGCTGCGGGGACAGACGCGGATGTTGCTCGGCGAAGATCCCCGTCCCGATGTGCTCGCGTTGCACGCTCCCGATCAGATTCAGCGCTTTCGAGACCTTTGCGAACGCCACGGTGCTGCTGCGCCATCTCTTCAGGAGGGCATTCGCAATTTGCTCGATTTTGCCGATCTCTACAAAGTTGAATTGGATACCCAAGACCGCGATGCTGTGCATTTGCTGACGTTGCACGCGGCAAAGGGGCTTGAGTTTCGAGAGGTCTATATTTGCGGTCTCGAAGATCGCATTTTGCCCAATGCCCGCGCCCTGAACAGCGCGGATTTAGCCGAACAACGCAGGTTGTTGTACGTGGGGATCACCCGCGCAATGGATCGCCTCACGCTTTCCTGTGTGCAGCATCGTCCGGGCCGAAATATGGCGCCTTCTCGATTCTGGGATGAACTCGGATTAGAACGCGATGATCGCGGTGTGGATGCCGCTCCAACGGCGTAA
- a CDS encoding UDP-2,3-diacylglucosamine diphosphatase produces the protein MIAVWMPLQRRKISFSTLPMKKDKVYFISDAHIGGGKYIRPPRVREDALIDFLRAIRKDAKCLYIVGDLFDFWFEYRSVVPAHGARVIFELYHLVQSGTRVIYLPGNHDSWLGGYLSEQVGAELPGPFCDISHQNCRLYVTHGDIFQQNWKFELRRRILKHPLCIALFRWLHPDIGAYLARIVSRSSDLDIREGTRKKKKTYLPLYFIKSAAEKFAEGFDFVICGHYHALSVEPMDGGTLVVLGDWLRYDAYAVLENGEIALKHWHTAPEKPLLTDDTGDLK, from the coding sequence ATGATCGCGGTGTGGATGCCGCTCCAACGGCGTAAAATCTCTTTCTCTACTCTGCCGATGAAAAAAGACAAAGTTTATTTTATTTCTGACGCGCATATAGGCGGGGGCAAATATATTCGTCCACCGCGCGTTCGGGAAGATGCGTTGATCGATTTTCTACGCGCTATTCGCAAAGATGCCAAATGTTTGTATATTGTGGGGGATTTGTTCGATTTTTGGTTTGAATATCGTTCTGTCGTTCCCGCACACGGAGCGCGTGTGATCTTTGAGCTCTACCATCTCGTTCAAAGTGGAACGCGCGTCATTTATCTGCCGGGCAATCACGATAGCTGGCTGGGGGGCTATTTATCAGAGCAGGTGGGGGCGGAGCTTCCCGGGCCTTTTTGCGACATCTCACACCAGAATTGCCGTCTGTATGTGACACACGGCGATATTTTTCAGCAAAATTGGAAATTTGAATTGCGGCGGCGCATTTTGAAGCATCCACTGTGTATCGCCTTGTTTCGGTGGTTACATCCAGATATCGGCGCTTATCTGGCGCGTATTGTGTCGCGGTCTTCGGATCTCGATATCAGAGAAGGAACGCGAAAGAAAAAGAAAACATATTTGCCTTTGTATTTTATTAAAAGCGCGGCAGAGAAATTTGCCGAGGGATTTGATTTTGTGATTTGTGGACATTATCACGCGCTGAGTGTTGAGCCGATGGACGGCGGGACACTTGTTGTGTTGGGCGATTGGCTGAGATACGATGCTTATGCTGTGCTCGAAAATGGCGAGATTGCATTAAAGCACTGGCATACAGCACCGGAAAAGCCGCTGCTGACCGATGATACAGGAGATCTCAAATGA
- the glpK gene encoding glycerol kinase GlpK, producing the protein MILSIDQGTTGTTALVLDSQGEILGRGYSEFRQIFPRPGWVSHDATEIWDTTLKVIGIAISEAGIDASDVKGIGIANQRETTVLWDWRTGEPVHDAIVWQCRRTADLCAQYRADGLEDMVREKTGLVIDAYFSASKIVWLLDRVYGLRARAERGEVCFGTVDSFLLYKLTGGAVHATDYTNASRTMIYNIHGRAWDSRLLEIFDIPVGILPKVRSSAGDFGTTVDLDILPAGIPIGGIAGDQQAALFGQRGVFKGDIKNTYGTGCFTLFQTGDRAIQSAHGLLTTLACGPSGRVSHALEGSVFSAGATVQWLRDGLGIIDTAAETEAWSQAIDDTGGVYFVPAFTGLGAPHWDAEARGTIVGITRGTGRAHLARAALESIAYQSADLVHAMAADAGQPVASLLVDGGAVVNDFLMQFQADILDVPVIRPKHVETTALGAGMLAGLATGVWDDADALADINPPQRTFEPAMSQDRREALLAGWHKAVERTLLT; encoded by the coding sequence ATGATTTTGAGTATTGATCAGGGCACAACGGGGACAACTGCGTTGGTGTTGGATTCTCAGGGGGAAATTTTGGGGCGAGGATATTCGGAGTTTCGACAAATTTTTCCACGTCCCGGGTGGGTATCGCACGACGCAACAGAAATATGGGATACGACACTGAAAGTTATTGGCATCGCAATCTCAGAGGCGGGGATAGACGCCTCAGACGTAAAAGGTATTGGCATTGCCAATCAACGCGAGACGACCGTCTTATGGGATTGGAGAACAGGTGAACCCGTACACGACGCGATTGTCTGGCAGTGCCGACGCACGGCGGATTTGTGTGCCCAATATCGCGCAGATGGTCTCGAAGACATGGTGCGTGAAAAGACGGGATTGGTTATTGACGCTTATTTTTCGGCGAGTAAGATTGTGTGGTTACTCGACCGCGTCTATGGTCTGCGTGCGCGTGCGGAGCGGGGCGAGGTGTGTTTTGGCACTGTGGATAGTTTTTTGTTGTACAAACTCACAGGAGGGGCTGTTCATGCGACTGATTATACCAATGCATCGCGCACAATGATTTACAATATTCACGGGAGAGCATGGGATAGCAGATTATTGGAAATTTTTGACATTCCCGTGGGCATACTCCCCAAAGTGCGATCATCGGCTGGTGACTTTGGGACTACTGTGGATTTGGACATCTTGCCTGCGGGCATTCCAATAGGGGGGATTGCGGGCGATCAGCAAGCCGCGCTTTTTGGGCAACGCGGTGTTTTCAAAGGTGATATAAAAAATACGTATGGCACGGGGTGTTTTACACTTTTTCAAACGGGTGATCGGGCTATACAATCCGCGCATGGTCTGTTGACGACGCTTGCGTGTGGGCCTTCTGGGCGCGTATCCCACGCGCTTGAAGGTTCGGTGTTCAGCGCGGGGGCGACGGTTCAATGGCTGCGCGATGGCCTGGGGATTATTGATACTGCCGCTGAGACGGAGGCCTGGTCCCAGGCGATTGACGATACAGGGGGTGTGTATTTTGTTCCCGCATTTACCGGCCTGGGCGCGCCGCACTGGGATGCGGAGGCACGGGGGACGATTGTAGGGATTACGCGGGGCACAGGGCGCGCTCATCTCGCGCGCGCCGCACTGGAGTCCATTGCCTATCAGTCCGCCGATCTCGTCCACGCGATGGCTGCCGATGCCGGTCAGCCTGTGGCGAGTTTGCTCGTGGATGGAGGGGCTGTGGTGAATGATTTTTTGATGCAGTTTCAAGCGGATATTCTGGATGTGCCGGTGATTCGTCCAAAGCATGTGGAGACGACTGCATTGGGGGCGGGGATGCTGGCGGGATTGGCGACGGGGGTGTGGGATGATGCTGACGCGCTTGCCGATATTAACCCACCGCAACGCACCTTTGAGCCTGCGATGTCGCAGGATCGCCGCGAGGCATTGCTGGCGGGCTGGCACAAAGCAGTAGAGAGAACCTTGTTGACGTAA
- a CDS encoding phosphoribosylaminoimidazolesuccinocarboxamide synthase, whose amino-acid sequence MISQEQIRSQLNNCLLEAKFDRWSNQYQKGKVRDIYLLEDKRILITTDRQSAFDHVLGAIPLKGQVLNKTAKYWFDQTADIVPNQVLDVPDPNVTVARELDMLPVEIVVRRYLTGSTDTSVWTNYNNGVRKFCGVDLPDGMIKNQKFDEAIITPTTKAEDHDESISPQEIVERGLVDADRWAEVEKVALELFARGTELAAQRGLILVDTKYEMGLDPDGNLTVADEIHTPDSSRYWILDSYEDLHARGEEPESLDKEFLRLWLVDKGISDDNIPELDDEIRTQVSARYIDLFERVTGEPFETEVDDTPILERIEKNIEPYF is encoded by the coding sequence ATGATCTCTCAAGAACAAATCCGTTCACAACTGAATAACTGTTTGCTGGAAGCAAAATTTGACCGCTGGTCAAATCAATACCAGAAAGGGAAAGTGCGGGACATCTATCTGCTCGAAGACAAGCGCATTCTCATCACCACAGACCGTCAAAGCGCGTTTGATCACGTACTCGGTGCGATCCCCCTGAAGGGACAGGTCTTGAACAAAACGGCAAAATACTGGTTTGATCAGACCGCAGATATCGTGCCCAATCAGGTGCTGGACGTACCGGACCCCAATGTGACGGTTGCGCGCGAACTCGATATGTTACCCGTCGAAATCGTCGTGCGACGGTACCTGACCGGCAGTACGGACACCTCGGTGTGGACGAATTACAATAACGGTGTACGGAAATTCTGCGGCGTTGACTTGCCCGATGGCATGATAAAAAATCAAAAATTTGACGAAGCGATTATTACGCCGACCACAAAAGCAGAAGATCACGACGAATCAATCTCGCCACAGGAAATTGTCGAACGCGGCTTGGTCGATGCAGACAGGTGGGCAGAAGTCGAGAAAGTAGCTCTGGAATTATTCGCGCGCGGCACAGAATTAGCCGCACAGCGCGGATTGATTCTGGTGGATACAAAATACGAAATGGGACTGGACCCAGATGGCAATCTAACCGTTGCCGATGAGATCCACACGCCCGACTCCTCGCGCTACTGGATCCTGGATTCTTATGAAGACCTCCATGCGCGCGGCGAAGAACCCGAGAGTCTGGACAAAGAATTCCTGCGCCTCTGGCTCGTGGATAAGGGGATATCCGACGATAATATTCCCGAATTAGATGACGAAATTCGCACACAAGTCTCCGCGCGATACATAGACCTGTTCGAGCGCGTAACAGGCGAACCATTTGAAACCGAAGTGGATGATACGCCCATACTCGAGCGCATTGAAAAAAATATCGAGCCGTATTTTTAA
- a CDS encoding type II toxin-antitoxin system PemK/MazF family toxin, which translates to MAGRRRKHLLLQGWGTRVTHPKLSRGNVVLARFPFTDLTGTTLRPAVVVSQGQLGDDLVLVAISSVVRGTLAPTDYTVESNHPEFSLTGLRVTSVIRMHKLATVERSVIIRRLGSLGPQLQVEVDRLLRAVLAL; encoded by the coding sequence CTGGCAGGAAGAAGGAGAAAACATTTACTCCTCCAAGGATGGGGAACCCGTGTGACGCACCCAAAGCTCTCTCGCGGTAATGTGGTCCTGGCGCGGTTTCCATTTACCGATTTGACCGGTACTACCCTTCGTCCCGCAGTGGTCGTGTCCCAAGGACAACTCGGAGACGATTTGGTGCTCGTGGCAATTTCCAGCGTCGTACGCGGTACGCTTGCTCCCACCGACTATACCGTTGAGTCTAACCACCCGGAATTTAGCTTGACAGGCTTGCGCGTTACGTCCGTCATCCGGATGCACAAATTAGCTACAGTAGAACGATCAGTCATCATCCGTCGTCTCGGAAGTCTTGGTCCGCAATTGCAAGTCGAAGTAGATAGACTACTCCGTGCGGTGCTGGCACTCTAA
- a CDS encoding phytanoyl-CoA dioxygenase family protein — MGLTDAEQKFYDQNGYVLKKGLIPSGEISHIEREIAGLHERMAENAHEGVGISWEEFEDEYLPRRIRQLMHSEVISTGLNRALRCDDMLNIIESLIGPNISLYHSKLLMKAARDGTAIPWHQDYAYWKREDNRPLMVNCQLAIDGTDDENGCIQFIPGSHKWGLQEHERAQTSFGVFLPGHYREREDAVPVAMEPGDGVFFSALTIHGSGPNTSHRDRRMNTFAYNVTGNSEGQCREVLRGRAL, encoded by the coding sequence ATGGGGCTAACGGATGCAGAACAAAAATTCTACGACCAGAATGGATATGTGTTGAAAAAGGGATTGATTCCATCTGGAGAAATTTCCCACATCGAACGCGAAATTGCTGGCTTGCACGAGCGAATGGCAGAAAACGCACACGAAGGAGTCGGGATCTCATGGGAAGAATTTGAGGATGAATACCTGCCCAGGCGCATCCGACAATTGATGCACAGCGAAGTGATCAGCACAGGGTTAAATCGCGCATTGCGCTGTGATGATATGTTGAATATTATAGAATCCCTGATTGGACCAAATATCTCACTGTATCACAGCAAGCTATTGATGAAAGCCGCGCGCGATGGCACGGCAATACCCTGGCATCAGGATTACGCGTATTGGAAACGCGAAGACAATCGGCCTCTGATGGTAAATTGTCAACTCGCCATTGACGGGACAGATGACGAAAATGGCTGTATTCAGTTCATCCCCGGCAGCCACAAATGGGGTCTGCAAGAACACGAACGCGCACAAACGAGTTTTGGCGTATTTTTGCCGGGGCACTATCGCGAGCGAGAAGACGCGGTACCCGTGGCGATGGAACCGGGCGATGGCGTGTTTTTCAGTGCCTTGACCATTCACGGATCGGGACCGAATACATCGCATCGAGACCGCCGTATGAATACCTTTGCCTACAATGTGACGGGCAATAGCGAAGGACAGTGCCGCGAGGTTTTGCGCGGACGCGCACTGTAG
- a CDS encoding PQQ-binding-like beta-propeller repeat protein, translated as MKIRILFALLFCISLLGSISEASDWTHWRGPMQNGASPETGLISTWSLEGENLIWRRDFIGRSTPIIVNGRVYVIGRTGKDITEQEHIACFDAETGDLIWEKKFNVWHSTITFNRLGWASLGADGETGNIYAHLVSGLLICFDTDGYVQWQRSLTEEFNRFSGYGGRLHTPVVDGDLVIISMGNRGWAGVPPSHRYVAFNKHTGETAWMARPGGGGQVDLTVYSTPVVTTIDGQRVLVAGNGNGGIFAFKVATGEKVWGFSFSKRGINTSPVVADNRVYVAHSEENVDNTSLGRVACLDARTGKEIWRQDGMTAGYASPAVHAGRVYVIDNSANVHCLDAKTGKQYWEQNIGTVGKGSPTWADGKLYVTEVNGGFQILKTNNMNAEVLDKKKIAMPEGGHAEIYGSAAVAYRRIYFATEAGLFCLGDKNARFEVTPSPHTKHESAPSSAEPASILSIPAEATIQQGEVLPLRAEAYDEKGRLIGNADVEWSLNGLDGEIKNNQFVPSRPGQGGWITAKLGELTRQTWVRVVPDVPWTEDFENVEVGTNPLHWVWGGRGFVVEEKDGNMVLAKPPAARGLDRSNLYVAPYNFSGYTIQADLMGTQNKRRRPDMGLVAHRYILDLQGIHQRLEVRSWSSDLRMAKRIDFHWDMGVWYTMKMRVDIEGGKAIVRGKVWKKGDPEPDAWSIEVEDPLPIEEGSPALYGYSPATIYYDNVKLW; from the coding sequence ATGAAAATACGTATTCTTTTTGCTTTGTTGTTCTGTATCTCTCTTTTGGGAAGTATTTCCGAGGCGTCTGATTGGACGCACTGGCGCGGTCCCATGCAAAATGGTGCTTCGCCGGAGACGGGGCTTATTTCTACATGGTCTCTGGAGGGCGAAAATCTGATCTGGCGCCGTGATTTTATCGGCAGATCTACACCGATTATTGTAAATGGTCGGGTCTATGTTATCGGGCGAACCGGCAAAGACATAACCGAGCAGGAGCACATCGCGTGTTTTGATGCGGAAACAGGTGATCTCATTTGGGAAAAGAAATTCAATGTCTGGCACTCAACCATAACCTTCAATCGTCTGGGATGGGCAAGCCTGGGGGCCGATGGCGAGACCGGTAATATTTACGCCCATCTCGTCAGTGGATTATTGATCTGTTTTGATACCGATGGCTATGTCCAGTGGCAGCGGTCTCTAACCGAAGAATTTAACCGATTCTCCGGTTATGGCGGACGATTGCACACGCCCGTTGTCGATGGCGATCTGGTTATCATCAGCATGGGCAATCGCGGATGGGCTGGTGTACCTCCTTCTCATCGGTATGTTGCCTTTAATAAACATACGGGTGAAACCGCGTGGATGGCTCGTCCAGGCGGCGGTGGGCAGGTTGATTTAACCGTTTACTCTACGCCTGTTGTCACGACAATTGACGGGCAGCGCGTGTTGGTTGCCGGCAATGGCAATGGCGGTATTTTTGCCTTCAAAGTCGCAACGGGCGAAAAAGTATGGGGTTTTTCATTCAGTAAGCGCGGCATCAATACCTCGCCTGTTGTGGCTGATAATCGCGTTTATGTCGCACATAGTGAAGAAAATGTCGATAATACCTCTCTTGGTCGCGTTGCGTGTTTGGATGCGCGTACGGGCAAAGAAATCTGGCGACAAGACGGTATGACCGCGGGCTATGCTTCGCCAGCGGTTCACGCGGGACGCGTCTATGTGATCGACAATTCGGCCAATGTGCATTGTTTAGACGCTAAAACGGGAAAGCAATATTGGGAGCAAAATATCGGCACTGTGGGCAAGGGATCGCCGACCTGGGCCGATGGAAAACTCTATGTTACTGAAGTCAATGGCGGCTTCCAGATTCTCAAAACGAATAATATGAACGCTGAAGTGCTCGACAAAAAGAAAATTGCAATGCCCGAAGGTGGGCATGCCGAGATCTACGGATCAGCCGCTGTTGCGTATCGCCGCATCTATTTTGCGACCGAAGCCGGGTTGTTTTGTCTGGGCGATAAAAACGCGCGATTTGAAGTCACGCCTTCTCCCCATACAAAGCACGAAAGCGCGCCTTCGAGTGCTGAACCAGCATCTATTCTTTCTATTCCGGCTGAGGCGACCATACAACAAGGCGAGGTACTGCCTCTGCGGGCAGAGGCTTATGACGAGAAGGGCCGCTTGATCGGCAATGCCGACGTCGAGTGGTCGTTGAATGGCCTGGATGGAGAAATAAAGAATAATCAGTTTGTACCATCCCGACCGGGACAGGGCGGGTGGATCACGGCCAAACTGGGGGAATTAACCCGACAAACCTGGGTGCGCGTGGTGCCCGATGTGCCCTGGACAGAGGATTTTGAAAATGTCGAAGTCGGCACAAATCCATTGCACTGGGTGTGGGGGGGCAGGGGTTTTGTGGTGGAGGAAAAAGATGGCAACATGGTGCTGGCAAAACCGCCAGCTGCACGCGGCTTAGACCGGTCAAATCTCTACGTGGCGCCATACAACTTCAGTGGCTATACGATTCAGGCCGATCTTATGGGTACGCAGAACAAGCGCCGACGTCCCGATATGGGGCTTGTAGCGCATCGCTATATCCTCGACCTTCAGGGCATTCACCAACGCCTTGAAGTGCGATCGTGGTCGTCGGATTTGCGCATGGCAAAACGCATTGATTTCCACTGGGACATGGGGGTGTGGTACACCATGAAAATGAGAGTTGATATCGAAGGCGGTAAAGCTATCGTTCGGGGCAAAGTCTGGAAAAAAGGCGATCCCGAACCCGATGCGTGGAGTATTGAAGTAGAGGATCCCCTGCCGATAGAAGAGGGCAGTCCCGCGCTTTACGGCTATTCACCCGCCACGATTTACTACGATAATGTGAAACTTTGGTAA